In the genome of Falsirhodobacter halotolerans, the window CACCTCCACCACGACGCCGTCCAGATGGACATGCGCGCCCGACGGCTGACCGGCCAGCGCCATGACGGGGGCGGCGTCGGTGATCCCCAGACCCCGCAGAAACCCCGCCAGCGCCTGTTCGGGCGCGTCGGCCTTGGGGCCCTTGCGCTCCTCGCGCACGGTGGGGGATTCCTTGGCCAGCCCTTCCACCGCCAGCACCAGACGGCGCGGGGTGGAGAATGCCCCGGCCGAGGCATAGGTCAGACCCGCCTCCACCAGTCCATCCGTTACCAGCTTGCGCAAATCCTCACGCGCGCGGGCCTGCATACGGGCGGGAATTTCCTCGGAAAACAGTTCGAGCAGCAGATCGGCCATGGTGTTTCCCTCAGTTCGCGGCGGGGGTGGTGACGAAAGCGTCGGCGCAGGCTTTCGCCAGCGCGCGCACCCGCCCGATATAAGCCTGACGTTCGGTGACGGAGATCACGCCCCGCGCGTCCATCAGGTTGAACAGGTGGCTGGCCTTGATGCACTGGTCATAGGCGGGCTGGGCCATGACGATGGTGCGCCCCGCCGCATCCGTTTCGGGCGCGGACAGGATGCGCCCGCACTCGGCCTCGGCATCCTTGAAATGTTGCAGCAGCGTGGCGGTGTCGGCCACATCGAAGTTCCAGCGGCTGTATTCCCGCTCCGCCTGCCGGAACACGTCGCCATAGGTCAGGGGCGTCGGGCTGTCCGGATCGTTGAACGGCATGTCCATGACGTGATCCACGCCCAGAACATACATCGCCAGACGCTCCAGCCCGTAGGTCAGCTCGCCCGACACGGGCTTGCAGTCATGCCCGCCGACCTGCTGGAAATAGGTAAATTGCGACACTTCCATCCCGTCGCACCAGACCTCCCATCCCAGACCCCAGGCGCCCAAAGTCGGGGATTCCCAGTCATCCTCAACGAAACGGATATCGTGCAGCGCCATGTCGATGCCGATCGCCTGCAACGATCCGAGATACAACGCCTGAAGATCGGGGGGCGAGGGCTTCAGGATCACCTGATACTGATAGTAGTGCTGAAGCCGGTTCGGGTTTTCGCCATAGCGCCCGTCGGTCGGACGGCGCGACGGCTGGACATAGGCCGCGGCCCAGGGCTTCGATCCAAGCGAACGCAGCGTGGTCGCCGGGTGGAACGTCCCCGCCCCCACCTCCATGTCATAGGGTTGCAGGATGGCGCAGCCCTTGCCCGCCCAATAGGTCATCAGGCGAAGGATGATCTCCTGAAAGCTGCGCGGCGGTGTGGTCATGACGGGCCCCTTGGTCAAAGCGCCCCCTGCATAGGGCGGCGGCGCGCAAGGGTCAATCATCCCCGCCAGAAGCGCGGCATCAGCAGAACGAACACGGTCAACAGCTCCAACCGGCCCAGCAGCATACCGATGATCATCACCCATTTCGCCGCCACCGGAAAGCCGATCAGCGCCCCCGTCTGCCCCACGCCCGCCCCGAACACCGGCCCCA includes:
- a CDS encoding glycine--tRNA ligase subunit alpha gives rise to the protein MTTPPRSFQEIILRLMTYWAGKGCAILQPYDMEVGAGTFHPATTLRSLGSKPWAAAYVQPSRRPTDGRYGENPNRLQHYYQYQVILKPSPPDLQALYLGSLQAIGIDMALHDIRFVEDDWESPTLGAWGLGWEVWCDGMEVSQFTYFQQVGGHDCKPVSGELTYGLERLAMYVLGVDHVMDMPFNDPDSPTPLTYGDVFRQAEREYSRWNFDVADTATLLQHFKDAEAECGRILSAPETDAAGRTIVMAQPAYDQCIKASHLFNLMDARGVISVTERQAYIGRVRALAKACADAFVTTPAAN